CTGTAGTTTGGTGTTGCACCATTGCCTGGTAGCCAGAACGCTTCCCACTGAGAGGCGCCACCGGTTAAGTGTATTTCGAGAATTTTGTATCCCTCGTGCGACTCACAGCTCCAACCGTCAACGGTTGTGTGAAGTGCACCCCAGTCGGTGCCTCCGCATTCGGCAGCCGCTGCTATACGTGGCTTGGTCAGTGAGGCGAGTCCTGCGCCGACCAGTATCGATTGTGCTGCCAATGCGCCGGAGGTCTGTAAAAATTTTCGTCTGTTAGAATTCATCCATTTTCTCCCCGATTGATCAAAGTGCGAGCGAAAAGGTCGCTCGATATCCAGCGAAACTGGGGAGTCACACCGTAATATGCCGGCCCTGGCGTTCGTTGAATCACTCCTTGATACGTCATTCACATCCAGTCTCGTATTGAGATAGTGGTCATTTGACAAATAATCTCTCAGTGGCTCGTGAGAATTTCTTTAGTTCGGATGTGAATAGGGGGCATGGCGAGTTCATCACAAGCTGTGTATAGTTGGCTTTTTTTAGCGTACAAAACAACCATTGAGTTGGAGGAATAATGTTCAACCACGTAATGATAGGCAGCAACGATGTCGAGCGCTCGAAGCGTTTTTACGACGCGGTACTGGGGTTCTTGGGTGCACCCGAAGGCATTCGGAATGTGGCCGCCACTGGGCATGTTCGATATTTTTATGTTCACAATGGCAATACCTTTGGCATCACCGAACCAATTGATGACCAAGCAGCGACTTGCGCTAACGGGGCAACGATTGGGTTTAAATGCAGTTCACCGGAGCAAGTGAAAGAGTTCCACGATGTCGCGGTGGCGAATGGCGGAACCTCGATAGAGGGTAAGCCAGGTCTACGTGAAAGCGCACAGGGTGCAATGCACTTGTCGTACGTGCGGGACCCAGATGGTCACAAGCTATGTGCTTTGTATCGCGTGAAGTAAGTGCTTTTTTCGGTTAGGCAGGCACAAAAAAGCCCCAATTAAGGGGCTTTATTTTTGGCTGATGGTACCGAGGGTCGGAATCGAACCGACACTCCCGTGAAGGAACCGGATTTTGAATCCGGCGCGTCTACCAGTTCCGCCACCCCGGCGTAACATCAGCGAGCGGGGATTATATATGTGTGTCGGTCGCGTTTTCAATGATTTTCGGCATAAATTTTT
The sequence above is a segment of the Arenicella chitinivorans genome. Coding sequences within it:
- a CDS encoding VOC family protein, giving the protein MFNHVMIGSNDVERSKRFYDAVLGFLGAPEGIRNVAATGHVRYFYVHNGNTFGITEPIDDQAATCANGATIGFKCSSPEQVKEFHDVAVANGGTSIEGKPGLRESAQGAMHLSYVRDPDGHKLCALYRVK